A genomic region of uncultured Paludibaculum sp. contains the following coding sequences:
- the trxB gene encoding thioredoxin-disulfide reductase, producing MRNVIIIGSGCAGNTAAIYTARAGLTPLVIAGHEPGGQLSITTEVENFPGFPEGIMGPQLVENMKQQAIRFGAEYMSGKVEEADLSKRPFRLKIDDEWHECRTLIVASGASARWLGLPNEQKLIGHGVSSCATCDGFFYKGKKIIVIGGGDSAMEEANFLTRFGDEVTLIHRREEFRASKIMLERCKANPKIKWMTNTIVEDVLDIEKGYVEAVKLKNVKTGEAWTQAVDGFFLAIGHIPNTQPFVGQLDLDEDGYIIGHGGARTNITGVFHAGDVEDRTYRQAITASGAGCKAAIEAERFLEAEGH from the coding sequence ATGCGGAACGTTATTATCATCGGCTCAGGCTGCGCGGGGAATACCGCGGCTATTTACACCGCCCGGGCGGGACTAACCCCCCTGGTGATCGCCGGCCACGAGCCCGGCGGCCAGCTTTCCATCACCACCGAAGTCGAAAACTTCCCCGGCTTTCCCGAAGGCATCATGGGCCCGCAGCTTGTTGAAAACATGAAGCAGCAGGCCATTCGCTTCGGGGCTGAGTACATGTCCGGCAAAGTGGAGGAGGCCGACCTCTCCAAACGCCCCTTTCGCCTCAAAATCGACGACGAGTGGCATGAGTGCCGCACGCTGATCGTGGCTTCCGGAGCTTCGGCCCGCTGGCTGGGTTTGCCGAACGAGCAGAAGCTCATCGGGCACGGCGTCAGTTCCTGCGCCACCTGCGACGGCTTCTTCTATAAGGGCAAGAAGATCATCGTGATCGGCGGCGGCGACTCCGCCATGGAGGAAGCGAACTTCCTCACGCGCTTCGGTGACGAGGTCACTCTCATCCACCGCCGCGAGGAGTTCCGGGCATCCAAGATCATGCTCGAGCGCTGCAAGGCGAACCCCAAGATCAAGTGGATGACCAACACGATCGTCGAGGACGTCCTGGACATCGAGAAGGGCTACGTCGAGGCGGTCAAGCTCAAGAACGTGAAGACGGGCGAAGCCTGGACGCAGGCCGTCGACGGGTTCTTTCTCGCCATCGGTCACATTCCCAACACGCAGCCGTTCGTCGGCCAGTTGGATCTGGACGAGGACGGCTACATCATCGGCCACGGTGGCGCCCGCACCAACATCACCGGCGTTTTTCACGCGGGTGATGTGGAAGATCGAACGTACCGGCAGGCGATCACGGCCTCCGGAGCCGGCTGCAAGGCTGCCATCGAAGCCGAGCGGTTTCTGGAAGCTGAAGGGCACTGA
- a CDS encoding toast rack family protein yields the protein MTLPAYRVGLFAAVLASTGCSIDIGDRHASRTGETVHDTKIIERTKAVKAEMVVAELTIGAGELNLSGGAKELFDGEFTYNVPSWKPEVRYDDSGFRGRLTVRQSGSKGNFGDIKNIWDLKLANDIPLDLRIHCGAGENKLDLHELTLRNVEVQLGAGSVDMDLRGKPLKDYEVRIEGGVGEATVHLPTDVGVVAEAHGGIGSINVRGLKKDGDRWVSESNGSPRATIRLSVKGGIGEINIIAE from the coding sequence ATGACATTACCCGCATATCGGGTAGGCCTGTTCGCCGCTGTCCTAGCGTCGACAGGCTGTTCCATCGACATCGGCGACCGGCACGCCTCGCGAACGGGCGAGACGGTTCACGACACGAAGATCATCGAACGGACCAAGGCCGTGAAGGCCGAGATGGTGGTGGCAGAGCTCACCATCGGCGCCGGCGAACTCAATTTGAGCGGAGGCGCCAAAGAGCTGTTCGACGGCGAGTTCACGTACAACGTGCCGAGCTGGAAGCCCGAGGTGCGCTATGACGACTCCGGCTTCCGCGGCCGTCTCACCGTCCGCCAGAGCGGCAGCAAAGGCAATTTCGGCGACATCAAGAACATCTGGGACTTGAAACTGGCCAACGATATTCCGCTGGATTTGCGTATTCACTGCGGGGCCGGCGAGAACAAACTGGATTTGCACGAACTCACGCTGCGCAATGTGGAAGTGCAGCTCGGGGCCGGATCAGTTGACATGGATCTGCGCGGCAAGCCGCTGAAGGACTATGAAGTCCGCATCGAAGGCGGCGTGGGCGAAGCGACCGTCCATCTGCCGACGGATGTCGGCGTGGTGGCCGAGGCCCATGGGGGCATCGGGTCCATCAACGTGCGCGGATTGAAGAAGGACGGCGACCGCTGGGTGAGCGAATCGAACGGCTCGCCGAGGGCGACCATCCGGCTGAGCGTCAAAGGCGGCATCGGCGAGATCAACATCATCGCCGAATAG
- a CDS encoding CusA/CzcA family heavy metal efflux RND transporter: protein MIAKLLRFALKQRFITLVLGLILVAAGIWAYRQLKIEAYPDISDTQVVVISLYPGRAAEEVEQQVTVPLERALNSVPSVIARRSRTIFGLSVVELTFANDVNDYFARQLVLEKLRDANLPPNVTPSLGPLSTPIGELYRYSLEGPGYDAMQLRELQDWVITPRFLQVQGVADVTPFGGLIRQYQVEIDPLALAKYGLTVAQVAQAIDANNQNAGGALLDNHQQAMVIRGVGQVKALSDVESIVVSASKGVPIFVRDVGRVQFGAPMPTGIFGVNDKSNGVEGIVLMRRGENPSDVLKGIGDAVEELNSTRLPQGVTIKPIYDRTDLVNNTLGTVTHTLLEGLVIVVTVLFLFLGSVRAALLTAITIPLSLLFAFLCMQFSGIPANLLSLGALDFGIIVDGTLVMVEHVVHMLVERKRAGLLGGRDSVIGAVRDAALEMERPIFFSLLIIISAYIPLFTLERVERRLFTPMAFTICYALFGSMLIALTLIPVLATYLFKNGAKDWENPVLHWLGKVYRSALETTMARPKATVGLSLLVVAAAFVLSLALGSEFLPQLDEGVIWVRATLAPGISIEKSAQVASQMRTMLHSFPEVKMVSSQSGRNDSGTDPYGANRNEVFVALQPYDTWTTGRNKSTLIDAMSARLHNEIPGAAFSFTQPIIDNVTEAVTGSAADLAVIFTGTDLAELRLLARDTLEVIRKVPGAADSAIEQEADQPQLRIEIDRQAAARYGINVRDIQDMIEMAIGGRAVSTVFEGERVFDVTVRFIPEARKDAHVIGEILVPTHDGGSIPLSQLARIDVVNGASIIARRENRRQITVRTNIRGRDQGSFVADAQARFQKAIHLPPGYDVDWGGQFENLTRAKRRLTLIMPVTIAVIFALLFWTFGSPVYAGLVLMNVPFSLVGGIIFLYMRGINLSVSSAVGFISLFGVAVMSGVLVVAEINRRRRSDPELDVGDAVVQGALAQMRPVLMMIVVALLGMVPAARATGIGSDVQRPLATVVVGGLLSTLLLTLLALPSLYLLVSGSDKPKEVVEAE from the coding sequence TTGATTGCCAAACTTCTCCGTTTCGCCCTGAAGCAACGCTTCATCACTCTGGTCCTGGGACTCATCCTGGTCGCCGCCGGCATTTGGGCCTACCGGCAGTTGAAGATCGAGGCCTATCCGGACATCTCCGACACACAGGTTGTCGTGATTTCCCTCTACCCCGGCCGTGCCGCCGAGGAAGTGGAGCAGCAGGTCACCGTACCGCTGGAACGCGCGCTCAACAGCGTGCCCAGCGTCATCGCGCGACGCTCGCGCACCATTTTCGGCCTCTCGGTGGTCGAGCTGACTTTTGCCAACGACGTCAACGACTACTTCGCCCGCCAGTTAGTACTGGAGAAACTACGCGATGCGAACCTGCCGCCCAACGTGACGCCGTCGCTGGGACCGCTGTCGACGCCCATTGGCGAGCTGTACCGCTACTCCCTGGAAGGCCCCGGCTACGACGCGATGCAGTTGCGCGAGTTGCAGGATTGGGTGATTACACCCCGGTTTCTCCAGGTGCAGGGCGTGGCCGACGTCACTCCCTTTGGCGGCCTCATCCGCCAGTATCAAGTCGAGATTGATCCCCTCGCCCTGGCCAAGTATGGCCTGACCGTCGCACAGGTCGCACAGGCCATCGACGCCAACAATCAGAACGCCGGCGGCGCGCTGCTGGACAATCACCAGCAGGCCATGGTCATTCGCGGCGTTGGCCAGGTGAAGGCGCTGAGTGACGTCGAGAGCATCGTCGTCAGCGCGTCCAAGGGCGTGCCCATCTTCGTTCGCGACGTGGGCCGCGTACAGTTCGGCGCCCCCATGCCCACCGGCATCTTCGGCGTAAACGACAAGTCAAACGGCGTGGAAGGCATCGTGCTGATGCGCCGCGGCGAGAACCCCAGCGACGTGCTGAAAGGCATCGGGGACGCCGTCGAAGAACTGAACTCCACACGGCTCCCGCAAGGAGTCACCATCAAGCCCATCTACGACCGGACGGACCTGGTCAACAACACGCTGGGCACTGTCACTCACACGTTGCTCGAAGGGCTCGTTATCGTCGTAACCGTGCTGTTCCTGTTTCTGGGCAGCGTGCGGGCCGCTCTCCTGACAGCCATCACAATCCCACTGTCCTTGCTCTTCGCATTCCTGTGTATGCAGTTCTCGGGCATCCCCGCGAACCTGCTCTCACTGGGCGCGCTCGATTTCGGCATCATCGTCGACGGCACCCTCGTGATGGTGGAGCACGTCGTACACATGCTGGTCGAGCGGAAGCGGGCCGGACTCCTTGGCGGCCGCGACAGCGTGATCGGCGCCGTTCGCGACGCCGCGCTGGAGATGGAGCGGCCCATCTTCTTCTCGCTGCTCATCATCATCTCCGCCTACATTCCGCTGTTCACACTGGAGCGCGTCGAACGCCGGCTCTTCACGCCCATGGCGTTCACCATCTGTTATGCGCTGTTCGGCTCGATGCTGATCGCGCTCACGCTCATCCCGGTGCTCGCCACTTATCTGTTCAAGAACGGTGCGAAGGACTGGGAGAACCCCGTGCTCCACTGGCTGGGCAAGGTGTACCGCAGCGCTCTGGAAACAACCATGGCACGGCCCAAGGCCACAGTGGGTCTCTCCCTTCTCGTCGTCGCGGCGGCCTTCGTTCTCTCGCTGGCGCTGGGCTCGGAGTTCCTTCCACAGTTGGATGAAGGCGTCATCTGGGTGCGCGCCACTTTGGCGCCCGGCATCTCGATCGAGAAATCCGCGCAAGTGGCCAGCCAGATGCGCACCATGCTGCACAGCTTCCCCGAAGTGAAGATGGTCAGCTCGCAAAGTGGCCGCAACGATTCCGGCACCGATCCCTATGGCGCCAACCGCAACGAGGTCTTCGTCGCCCTGCAGCCCTATGACACCTGGACCACCGGCCGCAACAAGTCCACGTTGATCGATGCCATGTCCGCGCGGCTCCACAACGAAATTCCGGGTGCCGCGTTCAGCTTCACACAGCCCATCATCGACAACGTGACCGAGGCCGTCACCGGTTCGGCCGCCGACCTGGCGGTCATCTTCACCGGCACAGATCTCGCTGAGCTGCGCCTGTTGGCCCGCGACACTCTCGAGGTCATCCGCAAGGTGCCCGGCGCGGCCGACTCGGCCATTGAGCAGGAGGCCGATCAGCCTCAGCTTCGCATTGAGATCGACCGGCAGGCGGCGGCGCGCTATGGCATCAATGTGCGCGACATCCAGGACATGATCGAGATGGCCATCGGCGGCCGCGCCGTCAGCACCGTCTTTGAAGGAGAGCGCGTCTTCGACGTGACGGTCCGCTTCATCCCCGAGGCGCGCAAGGACGCCCATGTGATCGGTGAGATCCTTGTCCCCACGCACGACGGCGGCAGTATTCCTCTCTCGCAGTTGGCGCGCATCGACGTCGTCAACGGGGCCAGCATCATCGCCCGCCGCGAGAATCGCCGCCAGATCACAGTCCGCACCAACATCCGTGGCCGCGATCAGGGCAGTTTCGTGGCCGATGCGCAGGCTCGCTTCCAAAAAGCGATTCACTTGCCGCCGGGGTACGACGTGGATTGGGGTGGCCAGTTCGAGAACCTCACCCGAGCCAAGCGCCGGTTGACCCTCATCATGCCTGTCACCATCGCCGTGATCTTCGCTTTGCTGTTCTGGACCTTCGGCTCTCCGGTGTACGCCGGACTGGTGCTGATGAATGTACCCTTCTCACTGGTGGGCGGCATCATCTTCCTGTACATGCGGGGCATCAATCTCAGCGTATCCAGCGCGGTCGGATTCATCAGCCTCTTCGGTGTGGCCGTGATGAGCGGCGTGCTGGTGGTGGCGGAGATCAACCGCCGGCGCCGGTCCGATCCTGAGCTGGATGTCGGGGACGCCGTTGTTCAGGGCGCCTTGGCCCAGATGCGTCCGGTACTGATGATGATCGTGGTAGCCTTGCTGGGCATGGTCCCTGCCGCCCGCGCTACAGGCATCGGTAGCGATGTACAACGGCCGCTCGCCACCGTGGTTGTGGGTGGATTGCTGTCTACGTTGTTGCTCACCCTGCTGGCTCTGCCCAGCCTGTATCTGCTCGTGTCGGGATCCGACAAACCCAAGGAAGTCGTGGAGGCTGAATGA
- a CDS encoding alpha-L-fucosidase: MKLASTIALTLLASTAAAFAQPSQPPLSAEERTRWFREAKFGMFIHWGAYSVIGRHEWIRTMAQIPQAEYDVYAKQFNPVNFNADAWVDLAKNAGAKYMVITSKHHDGFSIFRSQVSDYDVEMTPYAGDPLKQLAAAAKKKDMRLGFYHSIMDWHHPDYRPRRSWEYPKTYKEGGNNNRYIDFMKAQLKELLTGYGDVAMIWFDGEWEHTLAEAKRDDEVYDFIRGFQPNTLINDRLYERKPGNKADFGTPEQYVPATGFKDPSGKPILWEACVTINNDSWGYNKYETDFKTDRDLIRMLVEVVSKGGNLLLNVGPKPDGTIQDEFITRLNAMGRWMKVNQESIYGTTASPFERMSFFGRATTKGNKLYLHLFEWPKDGTLRVAGLRNLVHSARLLADPMRKITAKRDGDDILLSLPGGAPDEIASVVELTLDGAPVAVPFANRPDVKGLITLGVESCEIETEFEQRAKKENALGHVYLTRWTRDKDVPYWKVEVPKAGRYRVEASYASRKAGTPIAVEAGTAKLGVVSVNSGGDWVFKSHSLGEIDLKQGASEVRVKLDTKAGGTVNLERLVLRPVL; this comes from the coding sequence ATGAAGCTCGCTTCCACCATCGCCCTGACACTGCTTGCCTCCACTGCGGCGGCGTTCGCTCAACCTTCCCAGCCGCCTCTTTCCGCGGAAGAACGCACGCGCTGGTTCCGCGAAGCCAAGTTCGGGATGTTCATTCACTGGGGCGCCTACTCCGTCATTGGCCGCCACGAATGGATCCGGACCATGGCGCAGATCCCGCAGGCGGAGTACGACGTATACGCCAAGCAATTCAATCCAGTGAACTTCAACGCCGACGCCTGGGTCGACCTGGCCAAGAACGCCGGGGCCAAGTATATGGTGATCACGTCGAAGCACCACGACGGCTTCAGCATCTTCCGCAGCCAGGTGAGCGACTACGACGTGGAGATGACGCCGTATGCGGGCGATCCGCTGAAGCAACTGGCGGCAGCGGCGAAGAAGAAGGACATGCGCCTGGGCTTCTACCACTCGATCATGGACTGGCACCATCCCGATTACCGGCCACGCCGCTCGTGGGAGTACCCGAAGACTTACAAAGAAGGCGGTAACAACAACCGCTACATCGACTTCATGAAGGCGCAGCTGAAGGAGTTGCTGACGGGCTACGGCGACGTGGCGATGATCTGGTTTGATGGCGAATGGGAGCACACGCTGGCCGAGGCGAAGCGCGACGACGAGGTCTACGACTTCATCCGCGGCTTTCAGCCGAACACGCTGATCAACGATCGTCTGTACGAGCGCAAGCCCGGCAACAAGGCCGACTTCGGGACGCCCGAGCAGTATGTTCCGGCCACAGGCTTCAAAGATCCCAGCGGCAAGCCGATCCTGTGGGAAGCCTGCGTCACGATCAACAACGACTCCTGGGGCTACAACAAGTACGAGACCGACTTCAAGACGGATCGCGATCTGATCCGCATGCTGGTGGAAGTCGTCAGCAAGGGCGGGAACCTGCTGCTGAACGTCGGGCCCAAGCCTGATGGCACCATTCAGGATGAGTTTATTACGCGCCTCAACGCGATGGGGCGATGGATGAAGGTGAACCAGGAGTCGATCTACGGCACCACGGCGAGCCCGTTTGAGCGGATGTCGTTCTTCGGCCGTGCGACGACGAAGGGCAACAAGCTCTATCTACACCTTTTTGAGTGGCCGAAGGATGGCACGCTACGCGTAGCCGGATTGCGCAACCTGGTGCATTCGGCGCGTCTGCTGGCCGACCCGATGCGCAAGATCACGGCGAAGCGCGACGGGGACGATATCCTGCTGTCTCTGCCCGGCGGAGCACCCGATGAGATCGCCAGCGTCGTGGAATTGACCCTCGACGGAGCGCCGGTGGCGGTGCCGTTCGCCAACCGGCCCGATGTCAAGGGGCTGATCACGTTGGGCGTCGAATCCTGCGAGATCGAGACGGAGTTCGAGCAGCGCGCGAAGAAGGAGAACGCACTGGGCCACGTCTATCTCACACGATGGACTCGCGATAAGGACGTTCCTTACTGGAAAGTGGAGGTCCCCAAGGCGGGGCGCTACCGCGTGGAGGCGTCCTATGCGTCCCGGAAAGCGGGAACTCCGATTGCGGTTGAGGCCGGCACGGCTAAACTGGGCGTAGTCTCGGTGAATTCCGGCGGCGACTGGGTGTTCAAATCGCATTCACTGGGCGAGATCGATCTGAAGCAGGGCGCCAGCGAAGTGAGGGTGAAGCTGGACACCAAGGCTGGCGGGACCGTCAACCTGGAGCGCCTGGTACTGCGGCCCGTGCTCTGA
- a CDS encoding DUF190 domain-containing protein has translation MKLLVIFLAETETHGDLPLYEALVRKLNQKGIQGASVMRGVMGFGKDHHVHRGRLFGVSDDRPVMIVAADLGENLRGVVPSLRKLAPSAPMLLMDAEQL, from the coding sequence ATGAAGCTGCTGGTCATCTTCCTCGCGGAAACCGAAACGCACGGTGACCTCCCGCTGTATGAGGCACTGGTGCGGAAACTCAACCAGAAGGGGATTCAGGGCGCCAGCGTCATGCGCGGCGTGATGGGCTTCGGAAAAGACCATCATGTCCATCGCGGCCGGCTCTTTGGAGTCTCCGACGATCGCCCTGTCATGATCGTGGCAGCCGACTTAGGGGAAAACCTGCGCGGCGTCGTGCCCAGCCTTCGAAAGCTCGCGCCTTCGGCGCCCATGCTCCTGATGGACGCCGAGCAGCTTTGA
- a CDS encoding glycosyl hydrolase, whose protein sequence is MSNAIRALAPLLFCFVAGSLAQGPVQGTGDPLERGFQTPPDSAKPRVWWHWMNGNITKPGIQADLEWMKRVGIGGFQNFDAALATPQIVDKRLVYMTPEWKDAFRFTTTLADKLGLEMAIAGSPGWSESGGPWVPPAQAMKKFVWSETTIEGGRAFVGKLPKPPSVAGPYQNIPRSMGGGLQLTSEPQRPPEYYADSAVVAFRLPASDVTVSELQPKVTSSGGQFDLTMLSDGDLAKESELPLAPVGERAWIQFEFSQPQAIRGLTLVLHSAGRNPFGDISSDTGLNLESSSDGTQFNRVASIPVSRSVANTISFAPVTAKFFRVTFRTPQPPPRGQTMNIPGLRPQRAPTAHRIAELVLHPGARVNRFQEKAAFSTLPTLYQLATPAVAADDAVAKANVVDLTGKMRPDGTLEWTPPTGRWTVLRIGYSLLGITNHPASPEATGLEVDKLNRNFVKAYADNYLDQYKDATGGLMGKRGLQYVVIDSYEAGAQNWTDEILTEFAKRRGYDPHVWLPVLAGRVVDSAESSDRFLWDFRKTIGELMAENHYDQFSTSLKARGMGRYTEAHESGRAFIGDGMDMKRHADVPMSAMWTPRPGQTGESFGYNSDIRESASVAHIYGQNLVAAESLTAIGSAWAWSPEKLKPTADKELANGLNRFVIHTSVHQPVDDKIPGLGLGPFGQWFTRHETWGEMAKPWTTYLARSSYMLQQGKFVADVAYFYGEDSNITALFSNRAPDVPSGYNFDYFSADALLTRLACTAGRLTTPTGMSYRVLALDPNATHMSLPVLRKIRDLVQAGATVVGPKPESTPSLSDNASEFRTLVDQLWGSGSGERAVGKGKVYAGQSIAAALEALKVSADFEYAKPAADTNLLFVHRKLADGEVYWVNNRQNRVELLDATFRVEGKAAEIWHPETGLAQPAAYRIADGRTTVALRLEPNDAIFVVFRKPAPTPTRTLPKLAETTVTTVEGPWAVAFQPGRGAPDKATLDRLASWTENSDPGVKYFSGTATYTQTIQAQAAWSQKGAKLWLDLGNVQNLAEVLVNGKSLGIVWKTPFRVDVTTALKPGANKLEVKVANLWVNRLIGDQQAGATKYTYTTQVFYPADAPLLPSGLLGPVAIVRQSPE, encoded by the coding sequence ATGTCCAATGCGATCAGGGCCCTCGCTCCACTTCTCTTCTGCTTCGTCGCCGGTAGTCTGGCCCAAGGTCCGGTCCAAGGCACTGGCGATCCGCTGGAACGCGGATTTCAAACCCCACCCGATTCCGCCAAGCCCCGCGTCTGGTGGCACTGGATGAACGGCAACATCACCAAGCCCGGCATCCAGGCCGACCTCGAGTGGATGAAGCGGGTCGGCATCGGCGGCTTCCAGAACTTCGACGCCGCTCTGGCCACACCCCAAATCGTCGACAAGCGCCTCGTCTATATGACGCCCGAGTGGAAGGATGCCTTCCGCTTCACCACGACCTTGGCCGACAAGCTGGGCCTCGAAATGGCCATCGCCGGCTCGCCCGGCTGGAGCGAAAGCGGCGGACCATGGGTGCCCCCCGCCCAGGCCATGAAGAAGTTCGTGTGGAGCGAAACCACGATTGAAGGCGGCCGCGCCTTCGTCGGCAAACTCCCCAAGCCGCCTTCCGTTGCCGGCCCCTATCAGAACATCCCGCGCTCCATGGGCGGCGGCCTCCAGTTGACGTCCGAACCGCAGCGCCCGCCGGAGTACTACGCCGACAGTGCCGTCGTCGCCTTCCGCTTGCCCGCCTCCGACGTCACCGTCTCTGAGCTCCAGCCAAAGGTCACTTCCAGCGGTGGGCAGTTCGACCTCACCATGCTCTCCGACGGCGACCTCGCCAAGGAATCGGAACTGCCGCTGGCGCCCGTCGGGGAGCGCGCCTGGATCCAGTTTGAGTTCTCCCAGCCCCAGGCGATTCGCGGTCTCACCCTCGTGCTCCACTCCGCTGGCCGCAACCCCTTTGGGGATATCTCTTCCGACACCGGTCTCAATCTGGAGTCCAGTTCGGACGGCACCCAATTCAACCGGGTCGCTTCCATCCCGGTGAGCCGCTCGGTCGCCAACACCATCTCTTTCGCTCCGGTCACCGCGAAGTTCTTCCGTGTTACCTTCCGCACGCCACAGCCACCACCGCGCGGCCAGACCATGAACATTCCGGGTCTGCGCCCGCAACGCGCGCCCACGGCTCACCGCATTGCAGAGCTCGTGCTGCACCCCGGCGCACGCGTGAATCGCTTCCAGGAGAAGGCCGCCTTTTCGACCCTGCCCACGCTCTACCAGCTCGCCACGCCCGCGGTCGCCGCGGACGATGCGGTGGCCAAGGCCAACGTCGTGGATCTCACCGGCAAAATGCGTCCGGACGGAACCCTGGAATGGACCCCGCCCACGGGCCGTTGGACGGTGCTCCGCATCGGCTACTCCCTGCTTGGCATCACCAACCACCCGGCCTCGCCCGAGGCCACCGGCCTTGAAGTAGACAAGCTCAATCGCAACTTCGTGAAGGCTTACGCCGACAACTACCTCGATCAGTACAAGGATGCCACCGGTGGCCTCATGGGCAAACGAGGTCTCCAGTACGTTGTCATCGACAGCTATGAAGCCGGCGCCCAGAACTGGACCGACGAGATCCTCACCGAGTTCGCTAAACGTCGCGGCTACGACCCGCACGTCTGGCTGCCCGTCCTCGCCGGCCGCGTCGTCGATAGCGCGGAATCCTCCGACCGTTTCCTGTGGGACTTCCGCAAGACCATCGGCGAACTGATGGCGGAAAACCACTACGATCAGTTCTCCACTTCCCTAAAGGCCCGCGGCATGGGCCGCTACACCGAGGCCCACGAATCCGGCCGCGCCTTCATCGGTGATGGCATGGACATGAAGCGCCACGCCGATGTTCCCATGAGCGCCATGTGGACCCCGCGCCCCGGGCAGACCGGCGAGTCCTTCGGCTATAACTCCGACATTCGCGAGTCTGCCTCCGTTGCCCACATCTACGGCCAGAATCTCGTTGCGGCCGAGTCACTCACCGCTATCGGCAGCGCCTGGGCCTGGTCTCCTGAGAAGCTCAAGCCCACCGCCGACAAGGAGTTGGCCAACGGCCTCAACCGCTTTGTCATCCACACTTCGGTCCACCAGCCGGTTGACGACAAGATCCCGGGCCTCGGCCTCGGACCCTTCGGCCAGTGGTTCACACGGCACGAAACCTGGGGCGAGATGGCCAAGCCCTGGACGACTTACCTGGCCCGCAGCTCCTACATGCTGCAGCAGGGCAAGTTCGTCGCCGACGTCGCCTATTTCTACGGCGAGGACTCCAACATCACGGCGCTGTTCAGTAACCGGGCACCCGACGTCCCCTCCGGCTACAACTTCGACTACTTCAGCGCCGATGCACTGCTCACCCGGCTCGCCTGCACGGCTGGACGCCTGACTACTCCAACAGGCATGAGCTACCGCGTCCTCGCCCTCGATCCCAATGCCACACACATGTCGCTGCCCGTCCTGCGCAAGATCCGCGATCTCGTCCAGGCCGGTGCCACTGTCGTTGGGCCCAAACCGGAGTCCACGCCCAGCCTCAGCGACAATGCGTCCGAGTTTCGCACGTTGGTCGATCAGCTCTGGGGTTCCGGCTCCGGTGAGCGTGCCGTCGGCAAAGGCAAAGTCTACGCCGGGCAGTCCATCGCCGCCGCTCTGGAAGCCCTCAAGGTCAGCGCCGACTTCGAATACGCGAAGCCGGCGGCCGACACGAACCTGCTGTTTGTCCACCGGAAACTCGCCGATGGTGAAGTCTACTGGGTGAACAATCGCCAGAACCGCGTGGAACTCCTCGATGCCACTTTCCGCGTCGAAGGCAAAGCGGCCGAGATCTGGCATCCGGAGACCGGTCTGGCACAACCCGCCGCCTATCGCATCGCCGACGGTCGCACGACAGTAGCCCTGCGGCTGGAACCCAACGACGCCATCTTCGTCGTCTTCCGCAAGCCAGCCCCGACCCCGACACGCACTCTGCCGAAACTGGCCGAGACCACTGTCACGACCGTCGAAGGTCCCTGGGCCGTTGCCTTCCAGCCTGGCCGTGGTGCGCCAGACAAGGCCACTCTGGACCGCCTGGCTTCCTGGACTGAGAACTCTGACCCCGGCGTCAAGTATTTCTCCGGTACAGCGACCTACACACAAACCATCCAGGCGCAGGCGGCCTGGTCTCAGAAAGGCGCGAAGCTCTGGCTCGATCTCGGCAATGTGCAGAACCTGGCTGAGGTCCTGGTCAATGGCAAGTCTCTGGGCATCGTCTGGAAGACCCCCTTCCGTGTGGATGTCACCACGGCTCTGAAGCCCGGCGCCAACAAACTGGAAGTGAAGGTAGCCAATCTCTGGGTGAATCGCCTCATCGGTGACCAGCAGGCTGGTGCCACGAAGTACACCTACACGACCCAGGTCTTCTACCCGGCGGATGCGCCGCTGCTCCCCTCCGGGCTGCTGGGCCCAGTCGCCATCGTGCGCCAGTCTCCGGAATAG
- a CDS encoding PGPGW domain-containing protein has translation MLKLLRILSGLGLVLLGILGLILPIMPGWVFLIPGLVILADHFPPVRRLLHWAKGKFEQQTGRMRDNNKTPQ, from the coding sequence TTGCTCAAACTCCTGCGCATCCTCTCCGGGCTCGGACTCGTTCTCCTTGGCATCCTCGGGCTGATTCTGCCCATTATGCCGGGGTGGGTGTTCCTCATCCCCGGGCTTGTGATCCTGGCGGACCACTTCCCACCCGTGCGGCGCCTCCTGCACTGGGCCAAAGGGAAGTTTGAACAACAGACCGGCCGCATGCGGGACAATAATAAGACGCCGCAATGA